A single genomic interval of Antechinus flavipes isolate AdamAnt ecotype Samford, QLD, Australia chromosome 1, AdamAnt_v2, whole genome shotgun sequence harbors:
- the LOC127544645 gene encoding myelin-oligodendrocyte glycoprotein-like isoform X2, with protein sequence MEIISPSGNFLSSFLIFLFFETYTLASEEFSVIGPTQPIQAQLGGEAALPCHLSPQKNAQDMKVIWSQSLKIVHHYEHGKDEFRDQSPDYQGRTKLVRDSITSGNVTLRIWNITASDEGWYKCHFDSGSHREEANVKLCVSGEGAEQQILPWLIIFTGIIIVDWILSFVFSAVFILRYKEHGLQKLPWPWEINGILAVISAFEIGLAICYLWVLHRFGGFVYREKSDWMELLIWIIFLVYVVFSAAELGIELLLFTCLFLLYVTSSSHFWVTKKMGCWR encoded by the exons ATGGAGATTATTAGTCCTTCAGGCAACTTtctctccagttttctcatcttcctcttttttgaGACATACACATTGGCCTCAG AAGAGTTCTCAGTGATTGGACCTACACAACCCATTCAGGCCCAGCTAGGGGGAGAAGCAGCCCTGCCATGCCATCTTTCTCCCCAAAAGAATGCTCAGGACATGAAAGTGATTTGGTCCCAATCACTAAAAATTGTGCATCACTATGAACATGGGAAGGATGAGTTTAGAGATCAAAGCCCTGATTACCAGGGGAGAACAAAGCTGGTGAGAGATTCCATCACTAGTGGAAATGTCACTCTGAGAATATGGAACATTACAGCCTCAGATGAAGGATGGTACAAATGTCATTTTGACAGCGGTTCTCATCGAGAAGAAGCTAATGTGAAACTATGTGTCTCAG GTGAAGGAGCTGAGCAACAGATCCTACCTTGGTTGATTATTTTCACTGGGATAATTATTGTAGACTGGATACTGTCATTTGTCTTTTCTGCAGTTTTCATCCTTCGATACAAAG AACATGGTCTCCAGAAACTTCCCTGGCCATGGGAGATAAATGGAATCCTGGCTGTGATATCAGCATTTGAAATTGGTCTTGCAATTTGTTATCTGTGGGTGTTACACAGATTTGGAG GATTTGTTTACAGAGAGAAGTCAGACTGGATGGAATTGCTCATTTGGATCATCTTCCTAGTCTATGTTGTATTCTCTGCTGCTGAACTTGGGATTGAACTTCTATTATTTACCTGCCTGTTTCTGCTATATGTAACCAGTTCCTCCCACTTCTGGGTCACTAAAAAG
- the LOC127544645 gene encoding myelin-oligodendrocyte glycoprotein-like isoform X1 produces the protein MEIISPSGNFLSSFLIFLFFETYTLASEEFSVIGPTQPIQAQLGGEAALPCHLSPQKNAQDMKVIWSQSLKIVHHYEHGKDEFRDQSPDYQGRTKLVRDSITSGNVTLRIWNITASDEGWYKCHFDSGSHREEANVKLCVSGEGAEQQILPWLIIFTGIIIVDWILSFVFSAVFILRYKEHGLQKLPWPWEINGILAVISAFEIGLAICYLWVLHRFGGFVYREKSDWMELLIWIIFLVYVVFSAAELGIELLLFTCLFLLYVTSSSHFWVTKKIDETSQAES, from the exons ATGGAGATTATTAGTCCTTCAGGCAACTTtctctccagttttctcatcttcctcttttttgaGACATACACATTGGCCTCAG AAGAGTTCTCAGTGATTGGACCTACACAACCCATTCAGGCCCAGCTAGGGGGAGAAGCAGCCCTGCCATGCCATCTTTCTCCCCAAAAGAATGCTCAGGACATGAAAGTGATTTGGTCCCAATCACTAAAAATTGTGCATCACTATGAACATGGGAAGGATGAGTTTAGAGATCAAAGCCCTGATTACCAGGGGAGAACAAAGCTGGTGAGAGATTCCATCACTAGTGGAAATGTCACTCTGAGAATATGGAACATTACAGCCTCAGATGAAGGATGGTACAAATGTCATTTTGACAGCGGTTCTCATCGAGAAGAAGCTAATGTGAAACTATGTGTCTCAG GTGAAGGAGCTGAGCAACAGATCCTACCTTGGTTGATTATTTTCACTGGGATAATTATTGTAGACTGGATACTGTCATTTGTCTTTTCTGCAGTTTTCATCCTTCGATACAAAG AACATGGTCTCCAGAAACTTCCCTGGCCATGGGAGATAAATGGAATCCTGGCTGTGATATCAGCATTTGAAATTGGTCTTGCAATTTGTTATCTGTGGGTGTTACACAGATTTGGAG GATTTGTTTACAGAGAGAAGTCAGACTGGATGGAATTGCTCATTTGGATCATCTTCCTAGTCTATGTTGTATTCTCTGCTGCTGAACTTGGGATTGAACTTCTATTATTTACCTGCCTGTTTCTGCTATATGTAACCAGTTCCTCCCACTTCTGGGTCACTAAAAAG
- the LOC127544645 gene encoding myelin-oligodendrocyte glycoprotein-like isoform X3 → MEIISPSGNFLSSFLIFLFFETYTLASEEFSVIGPTQPIQAQLGGEAALPCHLSPQKNAQDMKVIWSQSLKIVHHYEHGKDEFRDQSPDYQGRTKLVRDSITSGNVTLRIWNITASDEGWYKCHFDSGSHREEANVKLCVSGEGAEQQILPWLIIFTGIIIVDWILSFVFSAVFILRYKGFVYREKSDWMELLIWIIFLVYVVFSAAELGIELLLFTCLFLLYVTSSSHFWVTKKIDETSQAES, encoded by the exons ATGGAGATTATTAGTCCTTCAGGCAACTTtctctccagttttctcatcttcctcttttttgaGACATACACATTGGCCTCAG AAGAGTTCTCAGTGATTGGACCTACACAACCCATTCAGGCCCAGCTAGGGGGAGAAGCAGCCCTGCCATGCCATCTTTCTCCCCAAAAGAATGCTCAGGACATGAAAGTGATTTGGTCCCAATCACTAAAAATTGTGCATCACTATGAACATGGGAAGGATGAGTTTAGAGATCAAAGCCCTGATTACCAGGGGAGAACAAAGCTGGTGAGAGATTCCATCACTAGTGGAAATGTCACTCTGAGAATATGGAACATTACAGCCTCAGATGAAGGATGGTACAAATGTCATTTTGACAGCGGTTCTCATCGAGAAGAAGCTAATGTGAAACTATGTGTCTCAG GTGAAGGAGCTGAGCAACAGATCCTACCTTGGTTGATTATTTTCACTGGGATAATTATTGTAGACTGGATACTGTCATTTGTCTTTTCTGCAGTTTTCATCCTTCGATACAAAG GATTTGTTTACAGAGAGAAGTCAGACTGGATGGAATTGCTCATTTGGATCATCTTCCTAGTCTATGTTGTATTCTCTGCTGCTGAACTTGGGATTGAACTTCTATTATTTACCTGCCTGTTTCTGCTATATGTAACCAGTTCCTCCCACTTCTGGGTCACTAAAAAG